DNA from Microbacterium sp. SORGH_AS_0969:
GCGGATGCCACGGGGCCTCGGCCTCGTGGCATCCGCTGTTCTGCGGGTCAACCTTTGTTGACACATCCCAACGCGTCAACCATTATTGACGCCATGAACGACACCATTCGCGCCACCCTCGGCGGGCTCGGCGACGACGAGGAGCCCCTCTCCCAACTGCGGCAGCTCGCAGCCCTGCGTCAAGAGATCGCGCGCGTCGAAGAAGCCCAGGTGCGCCGCGCCCGACTCCGCGGGTTCTCGTGGCTCGCGATCGCGAGCGCGCTGGGGGTGTCGAAGCAGGCCGCGCACAAGAAGTACGGGCGGATCTGACGTTCCGAGAGCCTGCGGAGCAAGCGATCCGCACTCCTGAGTCCTCGAGCGGTCTCGCGCCGGACGGCGCCGGACCCGGGCATCGGTCGAGCTTTCACAGGAGTTTGGTCCACCGCCGAATCAGCGCGACCGACGTCGTCGGTGCAGCGGGGTACGGTCGAATCTGATGCCAGAGAACGAGGTCCGCATGTCATCTCCCGCTCGCGCGCGCGGTCGGCGCGGCCGTCGCACCCCCGAGGGGCCGCGCGCGTCGTTCCGCCAGTTGCTGCCGTTCCTGCTCGAGCACAAGCGCACCCTCGCCGTGGTCGCCGTGCTCAGTGTGCTGGGCGCCGCCGCGACGCTCGCGCAGCCCCTGCTGGTCGGCGAGGTCATCTCGCGCGTGCAGAACGCCGTCCCCCTCGGCGCCCTCGTCTGGCTGCTCGTGGCCTTCGTCGTGCTGTCGTCGATCATCTCGGGCTTCCAGCACTACCTGCTTCAGCGCACGGGCACCGCGGTGGTGTACTCGTCACGCAAGCGCCTGATCGCCCGCATCCTGCGTCTGCCCGTCAGCGAGTTCGACGCCCGCCGCACCGGCGATCTCGTCTCGCGCGTGGGCACCGACACCACGCTGCTGTACGCCGTGCTCACGCAGGGATTCGCGGATGCCGTGGGCAACGCGCTCATCCTCGTGGGCGCCGTGATCGCGATGGCGTTCATCGACCCGCTGCTCCTCGGACTGATCGTCGTCGTCGTGGGTGCCTCGCTCGCGTTGGTCGTGTTGCTCAGCACGCGCATCCGCGCGGCCTCCGCCGAGCAGCAGGCCAGAGTCGGAGAGCTTTCGTCGGGGGTGGAGCGAGCGGTCGGGTCGATCCGGACGATCCGTGCTGCCGGGGCGACGGAGCGGGAGACCGCGGCCGTGACGCGAACCGCCACCGCCGCGTACGACGCCGGCGTGCGCATCGCGCGGGTGTCGGCTCTGATCGTTCCGATCGCCTTCGTCGCGCTACAGGTCTCGCTGCTCGTCGTGCTGGGCGTCGGCGGGTACCGCGTGGCATCCGGAGCGATCGACGTCGCGTCGCTCGTCACCTTCGTGATCTTCCTCTTCCTGCTCGTGCAGCCCCTCGCCTCGGCGATCGGTGCCATCACGTCGGTGAATCAGGCGCTCGGCGCACTCGGACGCATCCAGGAGGTCCTCGATCTTCCCCTCGAGAGCGATGGCGACCAGCCGCGGGCGGCGGGCTCGATTCCGGATGCCGCTGCGTTGGAGTTCCGCGACGTGCGGTTCCGGTACCCCGAGCACGTCGTGAAGGCACGCGAGGCGGCGGCCCGGGAGGCCCGCTCGGTCCTCGCCGATGTCCACCTCCAGACGGAGGAGCTTCCCGCGGAGAGCGACCGCGAGGTGCTGCGCGGGGTGTCGTTCACGGTGCCCCGCGGGTCGCGCGTGGCACTGGTGGGGCCGTCGGGGGCGGGCAAGAGCACGATCCTGTCGCTCGTCGAGCGCTTCTACGACCCGACCGAGGGGGCGATCCTCGTCGACGGCGTCGATGCGCGCGACCTCGCGCGCGACGAGCTGCGGGCCCGCTTCGGGTACGTCGAGCAGGACGCCCCGACCCTGGCCGGCACAATCGCCGACAATCTGCGGCTCGCCTCGCCCGCGGCATCCGATGCCGACTGCGAGCGCGTGCTGCGCGAGGTCAACCTCGGCGACGTGCTCGAGCGGAGCCCCCTCGGCGTCGACGCCCCCGTCGGCGAAGACGGCGTGATGCTCTCGGGCGGCGAGCGTCAGCGCCTCGCGATCGCGCGAGCGTTGCTGGCGGCTCCCCCGGTGCTGCTGCTCGACGAGTCGACCTCGTCGCTCGACGGCGTGAACGAGCAACGTATGCGCGAGGCGATCGACGCGGTGGCGACCGACCGCACGCTCCTGGTCATCGCGCACCGCCTGTCGACGGTCGTCGACAGCGACCTCATCGTGGTGCTCGAGAACGGCCGCGTCGTCGGTCAGGGCACGCACAGCGAGCTCGTGGCATCCACTCCCCTGTATCGGGATCTGGCGAAGCATCAGCTGCTGGTGTAGCGGGGTCGGCTTCGGCCGGCGGTCGGGCGCGGGGTGGGTCGCTGCTGGCCGCGGGCGGCTCGGGGCTTCGGGGCGGGTGTGCGCGCACGCATAAACACGATCCGCGCACGGAAACACGCTCTGCACGCGTTTGCGTGAGCAGACAGCGTTTATGCGCGACCGCCACGGCGCGGACGCCCCGCGCGGACGCGCCCCGATACCACGGACCGCTGTCCGCGCGGGCTCCCGCGCCGCTACCCGCGCGGACTCCCGTCCGCACGCGTAAACACAATCCGCGCACGGAAACACGCTCTCCACGTGTTTCCGTGAGCAAACAGCGTTTATGCGCGACCGCCACGGCGCCGACGCCCCGCGCAGACGCGCCCCGGCATCGCCGACCGGCGAACGGAGTCGCCCGGCATCGCCCGCACCGTCCGCGCGGGCCCCCGCGCCGCCGCTCGCCCGCCAACACGCATAAACACGATCCGCGCACAGAAACACGCTCTGCACGCGTTTCCGTGAGCAAACAGCGTTTATGCGACGAACCGGTGCCGCGGGAGCGCTCGCGCGACAGCTCAGCGCCGCACCAACGCCATCGCAACGGCTCGGCGCCACGCGAACGCCAGCGCAACGGCCCCGGCGCCGCGGCAACGCCCGTGCGACGGCTCGGGCCGGCGGGACGCCCGCGGGGCGCGGGTCACGCCCGGCGTGGACGTACCGATGCCCCTCCTGCGCGCCAAGAACGGGAGGGGCATCGGATTCGAAGGGCTCACCCGCCCGCGCGGGAGGCGGGACGGGGCGAGCGGAATCAGGCGCGCTGCAGGCGGTAGCGCAGGGCCGCGAGCTCGGCGCGGAGGGCGGCGGGAAGGTGCGAACCGAAGGTGTCGAAGAACTCCTCGGTCAGGTCGGCCTCGGCGAGCCACGAGTCACGGTCGATCGCGAACAGCTCATCGAGGTCGGTGGCGGGGATCTCGAGACCCGACAGGTCGAGGTCGTCCACGCGGGGCAGGCGGCCGATCGGGCTGTCCACGGCGTCGACCTGTCCGTCGACGCGGCGGATGATCCAGTCGATCACGCGGGCGTTGTCACCGAAGCCGGGCCAGAGGAAGCGGCCGTCGTCGCCCTTGCGGAACCAGTTGACCTGGAAGATGCGCGGGGCGCGGTCGAAGCGGAGCTTCTGCCCCACGTTCAGCCAGTGGCCGAAGTAGTCGCCCATGTTGTAGCCGCAGAACGGCAGCATCGCGAAGGGGTCGCGGCGGAGCTCGCCGACCGTGCCCTCCTGCGCGGCGGTCTTCTCCGAAGACACCGTCGAGCCGAGGAAGACGCCGTGCGACCAGTCCGTGGCCTCGACGACGAGCGGGACGTTCGTCGCGCGGCGTCCGCCGAACAGGATGACATCGAGAGGAACACCCTCGGGGGCCTCCCAGTCCTGCGCGATCTGCGGGCACTGAGCGGCGCCGACCGTGAAACGCGAGTTGGGGTGCGCGGCGGGGCGACCGGACGCGGGCGTCCAGGGCTTGCCCTCCCAGTCGATGAGCTGCGGGGGCGCCTCGTCGGTCAGGCCCTCCCACCAGACGTCGCCATCGGGGCGGAGCGCGACGTTCGTGAAGATCGTGTTGCCCCACAGCGTCTCGATCGCGGTCACGTTCGTGGACTCACCGGTGCCGGGAGCGACACCGAAGAAGCCGGCCTCGGGGTTGATGGCCCACAGGCGTCCGTCCTCACCCGGACGGATCCAGGTGATGTCGTCGCCGAGGGTCTCGACGCGCCACCCGGGGATCGTGGGGCGGAGCATCGCGAGGTTGGTCTTGCCGCAGGCCGAGGGGAACGCGGCGGCGACGTGGTACGCCTTGCCCTTCGGGTCGATCACGCGGATGAGGAGCATGTGCTCGGCCAGCCAGCCCTCGTCACGACCGATGACCGAGGCGATGCGCAGGGCGAAGCACTTCTTGGCGAGGATCGCGTTGCCGCCGTAGCCCGAACCGAACGACCAGACCTCGAGGGTGTCGGGGAAGTGGACGATGTACTTCTCGTCGTTGCACGGCCACGCGACGTCGGACTCGCCCGGCGCGAGCGGCGCGCCGACCGAGTGCACGGTCTTCACCCACGGAGCCCCCGCGGCGATCTGTTCGGTGACGGCGCTGCCCACGCGGGTCATGACACCGATGGATGCCACGGCGTAGGCGCTATCGGTGATCTGGACGCCGATGTGGCTGAGGGGGCCGCCGACGGCGCCCATCGAGAAGGGGACGACGTACATCGTCCGGCCGCGCATGGAGCCCTCGAAGACGCCGTTCAGCGTCTCGCGGATCTCGGCCGGGGCGATCCAGTTGTTGGTGGGGCCGGCATCCTCTTCGCGCTCGGACGCGATGTAGGTGCGCGACTCGAGGCGGGCGACGTCGCCGGGGTGCGAACGCGCGAGGTAGGAGCCCGGGCGCCACTCGGGGTTGAGCTTGATGAGCTTGCCCTCGTCGACCATCTCGCGAAGGAGCGCGTCGTTCTCGGCGGCGGAACCGTCGACCCAGTGGATACGGTCGGGCTGCGTGAGGGCGGCGACCTGGTCGACCCAGGCGAGGAGGCCGGGCATGCCGGGACCGTCGACGTCAGGACGCGCGCCGTAACCGGGGCGGGCGACGGGAGCGGTCGCGGCGGCGCGGCCGGTGGGGCGGGCGAAGATGTCGGCGAGGGCCATGTCGTCTCCTTTGAGCGGAATTCTGTGGTGTTCCCCTACTCTGACCGGCTCCTAGCCGATCTTTAGGCCAAAAGTTGTCAAAAAAACGGCCTTTCTTTCGATATGGTCAAGGAATGGCCTCGTCGCTCGAACTGACCACGCTCGGACACCGCATCCGCCATCACCGACTCGCCCGCGGGCTCACGCTGGACGAGCTCGGTGCGCTGGTGGGCGTTGCGGGCAGCCAGCTCAGCCTGATCGAGAACGGGAAGCGCGAGCCGAAGCTCTCCCTCCTGCAGGAGATCGCCCGCGCGACCGAGACCGAGGTCACCGAGCTGCTCTCGACCGAGCCGCCGAACCGGCGCGCGGCGCTCGAGATCGAGCTCGAGCGCGCGCAGTCGAGCCCGTTCTTCCAGCAGCTCGGCATCCCTCCCATGAAGGTGACCAAGGGCACCAGCGACGAGACGATCGAAGCCGTGCTCGGCCTGCACCGCGAATTGCAGCGCCGGGAGCGCGAGACGATCGCGAGCCCCGAAGAGGCGCGGCGCGCGAACACCGAGATGCGCCTGCGCATGCGCGCGGTCGACAATCACCTGCCGGACATCGAGAAGCTGGCCGAGAAGCAGCTCAAGGCCGCGGGTCATTCCTCCGGCGCCCTGACCCACCGCACGGTGAGCATCATGGCCGAGCAGTTGGGCTTCGAGCTGATCTACGTCAGCGACCTCCCCCACTCGGCCCGCTCGGTCACCGACCTCGAGAACGGCCGGATCTACCTCCCGCCCGCGTCGATCCCCGGCGGGCACGGCCTGCGGTCGATGGCGCTGCAGGCGATGGCGCACCGCCTGCTCGGGCACCGACCGCCCACCGACTACGCCGACTTCCTGCAGCAGCGCCTCGAGATCAACTACTACGCCGCCTGCTGCCTCATGCCCGAGACGAGCTCCGTCGCGTTCCTCGCGCAGGCGAAGAAGGACCGCAACCTCGCCGTCGAGGACTTCCGCGATGCTTTCGGCGTCACGCACGAGGCCGCCGCGATGCGGATGACGAATCTCATGACGACGCATCTCGGCATCCGTCTGCACTTCCTGCGCGTCGACGGCGACGGGGCGATCTCGCGGGTGTACGAGAACGACGGCCTCCCCCTGCCCACCGACGTGACCGGGTCGGTCGAGGGGCAGATCGTGTGCAAGAAGTTCTCGGCCCGCTCGGCGTTCGCCGAGCACAACCGCACCACCGAGCACTACCAGTACACCGACACCCCCGCCGGGACGTTCTGGTGCTCGACCCAGACCGGCAGCACGTCGGACGGCGACTTCTCGATCACCGTGGGGGTGCCCTTCGACGACGCGCGCTGGTTCCGCGGCCGCGAAACCTCGACGCGCGGCGTCTCGCGCTGCCCCGACGAGTCGTGCTGCCGTCGCCCCGACTCCGAGGCGGCCGAGCGCTGGTCGGGCAAGGCGTGGCCGAGCGCCCGCGTGCACCGGCACATGTTCTCGCCGCTCCCCCGCGGCATGTTCCCGGGCGTCGACGACGCCGAGGTGTTCGCGTTCCTGGACCGGCACGCGGGCGACTGACTGTCGCGAGGTCCATGCCACCGGCCGTGCGAAACTCCCGAGAAACGTGGCGAGACATCCCCCACGGGACCGATTCAGCCGCCACCGGCACCGAAACTCCGGAGTTTCGCACGCGGGACGGGGGAAACATCGCCGGATGCCACGGCCCCGGGCCCTCGCGGGGCGCCGAGACCGTGGCATCCGGGCTCGCCGGGTCGTCAGCGCGTCGACCCGAGCCGAGGCGTCAGACAGCGCGGAGCGTCATCGCGCCGTATCGGCAGCGACGAGCTCATCGGCTTCGACTACGGCGACCGGCGGGACATCGGCACCGGATGCCGTCACCTTGGGCAACCGGCCCGTGTCGCGGTGGTGCAGGGTGAAGACGTCGGGCCGGGAGTAGTGCCCCACCGGGTCGGCGGCGTTCTTGGCGGCCAGGATGGCGGAGTAGTCGATGTCGGCGAAGAGGATGCCCTCCTCGTCGGGGGCGAGAGGGTCGGCGAGCGAGCTGCCGTCGGGGCCGAAGATGCGAGCGTAGCCGCCGCCGAGCGGCAGCATGGCGCGCTTGGCCTCGGAGTCGGCGAACAGCTCCTGGGCGGCGGGCCCGACCGTCGCGCAGGGAGCGAGCACGAACGTCTGCCCCTCGACGGCGTACTGCCGTGACGCGCCGACGTTCACCTCGGGCCCGAGGGC
Protein-coding regions in this window:
- a CDS encoding AsnC family protein, whose translation is MNDTIRATLGGLGDDEEPLSQLRQLAALRQEIARVEEAQVRRARLRGFSWLAIASALGVSKQAAHKKYGRI
- a CDS encoding ABC transporter ATP-binding protein is translated as MSSPARARGRRGRRTPEGPRASFRQLLPFLLEHKRTLAVVAVLSVLGAAATLAQPLLVGEVISRVQNAVPLGALVWLLVAFVVLSSIISGFQHYLLQRTGTAVVYSSRKRLIARILRLPVSEFDARRTGDLVSRVGTDTTLLYAVLTQGFADAVGNALILVGAVIAMAFIDPLLLGLIVVVVGASLALVVLLSTRIRAASAEQQARVGELSSGVERAVGSIRTIRAAGATERETAAVTRTATAAYDAGVRIARVSALIVPIAFVALQVSLLVVLGVGGYRVASGAIDVASLVTFVIFLFLLVQPLASAIGAITSVNQALGALGRIQEVLDLPLESDGDQPRAAGSIPDAAALEFRDVRFRYPEHVVKAREAAAREARSVLADVHLQTEELPAESDREVLRGVSFTVPRGSRVALVGPSGAGKSTILSLVERFYDPTEGAILVDGVDARDLARDELRARFGYVEQDAPTLAGTIADNLRLASPAASDADCERVLREVNLGDVLERSPLGVDAPVGEDGVMLSGGERQRLAIARALLAAPPVLLLDESTSSLDGVNEQRMREAIDAVATDRTLLVIAHRLSTVVDSDLIVVLENGRVVGQGTHSELVASTPLYRDLAKHQLLV
- a CDS encoding phosphoenolpyruvate carboxykinase (GTP); translated protein: MALADIFARPTGRAAATAPVARPGYGARPDVDGPGMPGLLAWVDQVAALTQPDRIHWVDGSAAENDALLREMVDEGKLIKLNPEWRPGSYLARSHPGDVARLESRTYIASEREEDAGPTNNWIAPAEIRETLNGVFEGSMRGRTMYVVPFSMGAVGGPLSHIGVQITDSAYAVASIGVMTRVGSAVTEQIAAGAPWVKTVHSVGAPLAPGESDVAWPCNDEKYIVHFPDTLEVWSFGSGYGGNAILAKKCFALRIASVIGRDEGWLAEHMLLIRVIDPKGKAYHVAAAFPSACGKTNLAMLRPTIPGWRVETLGDDITWIRPGEDGRLWAINPEAGFFGVAPGTGESTNVTAIETLWGNTIFTNVALRPDGDVWWEGLTDEAPPQLIDWEGKPWTPASGRPAAHPNSRFTVGAAQCPQIAQDWEAPEGVPLDVILFGGRRATNVPLVVEATDWSHGVFLGSTVSSEKTAAQEGTVGELRRDPFAMLPFCGYNMGDYFGHWLNVGQKLRFDRAPRIFQVNWFRKGDDGRFLWPGFGDNARVIDWIIRRVDGQVDAVDSPIGRLPRVDDLDLSGLEIPATDLDELFAIDRDSWLAEADLTEEFFDTFGSHLPAALRAELAALRYRLQRA
- a CDS encoding XRE family transcriptional regulator; amino-acid sequence: MASSLELTTLGHRIRHHRLARGLTLDELGALVGVAGSQLSLIENGKREPKLSLLQEIARATETEVTELLSTEPPNRRAALEIELERAQSSPFFQQLGIPPMKVTKGTSDETIEAVLGLHRELQRRERETIASPEEARRANTEMRLRMRAVDNHLPDIEKLAEKQLKAAGHSSGALTHRTVSIMAEQLGFELIYVSDLPHSARSVTDLENGRIYLPPASIPGGHGLRSMALQAMAHRLLGHRPPTDYADFLQQRLEINYYAACCLMPETSSVAFLAQAKKDRNLAVEDFRDAFGVTHEAAAMRMTNLMTTHLGIRLHFLRVDGDGAISRVYENDGLPLPTDVTGSVEGQIVCKKFSARSAFAEHNRTTEHYQYTDTPAGTFWCSTQTGSTSDGDFSITVGVPFDDARWFRGRETSTRGVSRCPDESCCRRPDSEAAERWSGKAWPSARVHRHMFSPLPRGMFPGVDDAEVFAFLDRHAGD